Sequence from the Hyalangium minutum genome:
CGTGGACGGCGACGCTTTGAAACTTCGTCATGCGCCCCAGCCTGGGCGGTTACAGCCGCATCAAGCGGCGCGTGGAGCGGCAGCGAGACTAGCGCCCAGACTCCTGCCCCTATGTGCCGGGCCTCAAGCGCGATGATTGGTCACTGGAAGATCCCTAGGACAAGCCAGTGGAGCGGTCGCGGTCGTACTGCAATGAGGAGATGAGCCACGCTCCTTTCCGCTCCCCCCTCTTCACAGCAGCTTCTATCCTCAAGCTCAGCGCCACTTCGTAACGGCCCGGACAGCGGTCACCTTGGTGGAGATGGTGTGGCCGGGCTTCGAGCCGTCTTCCTTCTCACGGCCCACATGACCGCCTCCGTCATCGATCTCGAGGCAGACAGGAACCGTGCGTCCGTCGGAAAGGTGGGCGCGGACATAGCGGCCGTAGATGCGGTCCCCTGTCGTCCACAGGTGCCCGTCCACCCGCATGCCCTTCGGCGCCTTTCCGGAAGGTCTCCACAGCGCCCCCGTCACGGGCCCGTCCTTGAGCACCATGACGACGTTCTCCTCGGTCCTCTCCTGGCCCACCAGGTCCGGGTGCGGCTGGGTCACGTCGATCGTGATGACGGGGGAAACGTTGCTATCGATGTGCCACCCGAACTCCTCCATCACTTTGATGGCATCGTCGGGACAGTCCCCGGGCTCCGGGCGCGTCTGAACACCAGCGCAACCCGCTTGAAACCATGCGGCAGAAGCCACGAGGAGCGCGCACCGCTCCAGCTTCGAGAGCACAGGCCGCGCTCTCGGCTTCTGGGGCTCTTGCTGAGGGGGCACGCCACGGGTGGGCGTCGGGGAATTGTCGGGCTGCTTCACTGAAGGGTGAGCCTCCTGCTGGGTAGGGAGCGACAAGGGTAACGGCGCGGGGCGGCTTGTCGGCTTTTCGGCCAGCACGGGGGCGGGAGGCGGAGCGGGCGCAACGGGCCTGTGCAGAAGGGCGGCCCCCGCTGCCGTCAGGACACCCAGCACCAGCGTGCCGACCCAGGCGGGACGAAGCCACGCCCGGCGTGCGGCAGGCTGCTCAGTCTCGACAGGCGCGGAAGCAACTTGGGAAGGTTCGGGCGGCAGTTGCAAGGCGATAGGGTGAACGGGCGTGCCCCGCCAGTCCTCCCCCTCGAAGCGCGCGAATTCCTCCAGTGGGCGCCGCGCGTCCTTCGCCGTCTGGGGCCGCTCCTCGGGATCGCGGTGGATGAGCGTCATCGCATAGCGGCTCAGCTCCTGCGGAACTCTTCCCTGGGTGGCCTGATGAGGGGTGGGAGGCTCCATCACCGCGTGCCCCAGCGGCGGCCTCCGCTCGCCGCGCGTGGGCAACGGGTCGGTGAGCACGTCATAGAGATCGGCTCCCAGCGCGAAAATGTCGTCCGTGGCCTTGAAGGTGTAACGAGCCTGCGGGTTGAGCTGGTGGTCCCTCCAGAAGCGCTGAGCCTCCGGGCTGCGGATGCGGGAAGTCCCCGGGGGCAGCGGTCCGTCCGTCAGCTCCTCGGCGGTGGCGTAGTCGGCCGCACCAAAGTCGATGATGACCGGCTCGCCTTCCCGGGTGACCAGGATGTTCCGCAGGCTCAAGTCGCGATGAAACATGTGGCGGGTGTGGATGTGCTCCAGCGCGTCGAACAGCTTGAGGAACAACACCACCACTTCATGCGGCGTCGGATGGGTCCGTTCCACCCACTGCGCCAGCGTGCAACCGTCCACGAAGTCCAGGACGATGTAGAGAACGCCCGAGCGCGAGTCGGGCCAGCGCCCATGAGCCCACATGCGGATGATGTGGCGGTGTTGGAGCTGCTGCAGGCAGGCCACCTCCCGGCGGGCGCGTGCGTCCGTCTGCCGAGGGTCCTGGCTCCGCTCGGTCTGACAGGCCACCTTCAGCGCATACCGCTGTCCGTCCTTCTCCACCTCGTAGACAACCGCGTAGCCACCTCTGCCGATGCACCGGACGATGCGCCAGACATCCACCATCTGGCCCGGCTGGAGGTTCAAAGGATCCACTGATGCCACCATGCCGCGTACCTCCCGCCTGTTGTTACAGCTTCACATTGGGAATGGACAGACAGCGGCTCCCGTCACCGTTGCACACCCGCAGGGTGTGCGGCTCCGTCAGCCGTGCTTCGGATTTCCTCATGGGCATCTCCAGTTCGACCGCCACACGCGTCGAGGCCCCCGAGGAAAGGATGGGTTGGCCCGAGAGCACCGCGCGAGCGCGTCGCGGAGCCCCGCCCGCCACAGGAATCACCTCCGCCCATGCAGGCGACCACGGCTCATCCGCCGTGTTGCTCACCTCGAAGACCATCAAGCTCCAGGTGGCCGCTCCCAACACCTCACACCCTTGCAGGTGAAGTGTGCCGCGCACCTTGCTGCACGCATCATTCAAGTCCTTCCCTTGAATACCGCTCCCGTCCATGCCCCCGGCGAGCATGAAGGCGGCCGGGCTCAGCGCCGCAGGCCGGGCCTTCAACGCCTCCAGTTCCTGACGCTGGGCCTCACACTGTCCTCGCAGGGCGGCCAGCTCCACGCGGCACGCCTCCCCAGACTGTTGAGGCCGAAGGACGTTCACCACCTCATCCCTCTGCCCCGGCTGCCCAGTGAGCAGGAACACGGCGCTGGAAGGAATCCCCTCGCGATAGGTGACGCGCAGCGCGAGCCTCTCGGCGGGCCCTAACGCCACGGCGGGCGAGAGCGTGACGGTACGCTCCCCCACATCCACCACGGAAAAGCGGGCCCGGCCCTCCAGCTCGACTGCCTCACGCACCAGGGGAGCGTCGAGGAGGAGCACGGTCACGATGCCGGGAGCCAGAAAG
This genomic interval carries:
- a CDS encoding DUF2381 family protein, producing the protein MFRPDTLSLALALWLVGLAATAQTAPVGHSAPRSVVLTGKAGEAPLIFLAPGIVTVLLLDAPLVREAVELEGRARFSVVDVGERTVTLSPAVALGPAERLALRVTYREGIPSSAVFLLTGQPGQRDEVVNVLRPQQSGEACRVELAALRGQCEAQRQELEALKARPAALSPAAFMLAGGMDGSGIQGKDLNDACSKVRGTLHLQGCEVLGAATWSLMVFEVSNTADEPWSPAWAEVIPVAGGAPRRARAVLSGQPILSSGASTRVAVELEMPMRKSEARLTEPHTLRVCNGDGSRCLSIPNVKL
- a CDS encoding serine/threonine protein kinase, which translates into the protein MVASVDPLNLQPGQMVDVWRIVRCIGRGGYAVVYEVEKDGQRYALKVACQTERSQDPRQTDARARREVACLQQLQHRHIIRMWAHGRWPDSRSGVLYIVLDFVDGCTLAQWVERTHPTPHEVVVLFLKLFDALEHIHTRHMFHRDLSLRNILVTREGEPVIIDFGAADYATAEELTDGPLPPGTSRIRSPEAQRFWRDHQLNPQARYTFKATDDIFALGADLYDVLTDPLPTRGERRPPLGHAVMEPPTPHQATQGRVPQELSRYAMTLIHRDPEERPQTAKDARRPLEEFARFEGEDWRGTPVHPIALQLPPEPSQVASAPVETEQPAARRAWLRPAWVGTLVLGVLTAAGAALLHRPVAPAPPPAPVLAEKPTSRPAPLPLSLPTQQEAHPSVKQPDNSPTPTRGVPPQQEPQKPRARPVLSKLERCALLVASAAWFQAGCAGVQTRPEPGDCPDDAIKVMEEFGWHIDSNVSPVITIDVTQPHPDLVGQERTEENVVMVLKDGPVTGALWRPSGKAPKGMRVDGHLWTTGDRIYGRYVRAHLSDGRTVPVCLEIDDGGGHVGREKEDGSKPGHTISTKVTAVRAVTKWR